In Streptomyces sp. NBC_01551, one DNA window encodes the following:
- a CDS encoding lysoplasmalogenase has translation MVSAADAVGARALLGAFAAATAVDLGSLLADWHLGHVLAKPLLMPLLVAYVITRRAPRLLIAALLFGWGGDLALLFDAEPAFLVGMGSFAAGHVCYLVLFGRRATNPLLGAAYAVALLATIGLLWGDLPADLRIPVAGYSLLLTAMAYRSSALGARAGIGGALFLLSDTLIASGVAEWPQLPRPDLWIMATYLAAQYLLATGTPARRTGVR, from the coding sequence GTGGTCTCCGCCGCCGACGCCGTCGGCGCCCGGGCCCTGCTCGGCGCCTTCGCCGCCGCGACCGCCGTCGACCTCGGCTCGCTGCTGGCCGACTGGCACCTCGGGCACGTCCTCGCCAAGCCGCTGCTGATGCCGCTGCTCGTCGCCTACGTGATCACCCGCCGAGCGCCCCGCCTGCTGATCGCCGCCCTGCTGTTCGGGTGGGGCGGCGACCTGGCCCTGCTCTTCGACGCCGAGCCCGCCTTCCTCGTCGGCATGGGCTCCTTCGCCGCCGGGCACGTCTGCTACCTCGTGCTCTTCGGCCGGCGCGCCACGAACCCGCTGCTCGGAGCCGCGTACGCCGTCGCGCTGCTCGCCACCATCGGCCTGCTCTGGGGCGACCTGCCCGCCGACCTGCGCATCCCCGTCGCCGGCTACAGCCTGCTGCTCACCGCCATGGCCTACCGCTCCAGCGCCCTCGGCGCACGGGCCGGCATCGGCGGCGCGCTGTTCCTGCTCTCCGACACGCTCATCGCGTCCGGGGTCGCCGAGTGGCCGCAGCTGCCCCGCCCCGACCTGTGGATCATGGCCACCTACCTGGCGGCCCAGTACCTGCTGGCCACCGGTACGCCCGCCCGTCGGACAGGCGTACGGTAG
- a CDS encoding zinc-dependent alcohol dehydrogenase family protein, which translates to MRATVIHAPHDIRVEEVPDAAIQRPEDAVVRVLRACICGSDLWAYRGEAARQPGQRIGHEFLGIVEETGSAVSGLRAGDLVVAPFMWSDGTCDYCSEGLYTSCVHGGFWGSVGHDGGQGEAVRVPHADGTLVKLPADAASDEHLLTGLLALSDVMGTGHHAALGAGVRQGSTVAVVGDGAVGLCGVLAAKRLGADRIIALGRHTVRTDIAKLFGATDVVAERGEAAEAAVRELTGGQGAHAVIEAVGTEQSMRTAVNITRDGGAIGYVGVPHGSGTGLDLGVMFDRNITLRGGVAPVRAYIPELLEDVLSGAIDPAPVFDRAVSLDEVPEGYRAMDDRSALKVLIKP; encoded by the coding sequence ATGCGCGCCACCGTCATCCACGCCCCGCACGACATCCGCGTGGAGGAGGTGCCCGACGCTGCGATCCAGCGCCCCGAGGACGCCGTCGTCCGCGTCCTGCGCGCCTGCATCTGCGGCAGCGATCTGTGGGCCTACCGCGGCGAGGCCGCGCGTCAGCCCGGCCAGCGGATCGGGCACGAGTTCCTCGGCATAGTCGAGGAGACCGGCTCCGCGGTCTCGGGCCTGCGCGCCGGTGACCTCGTCGTCGCCCCGTTCATGTGGTCCGACGGCACCTGCGACTACTGCTCCGAGGGTCTGTACACCTCCTGCGTGCACGGCGGCTTCTGGGGCTCGGTCGGCCACGACGGCGGCCAGGGCGAGGCCGTCCGGGTCCCGCACGCCGACGGCACCCTCGTGAAGCTGCCCGCCGACGCGGCCTCCGACGAGCACCTGCTGACCGGCCTGCTCGCCCTCTCCGACGTGATGGGCACCGGCCACCACGCGGCGCTGGGCGCGGGGGTCCGCCAGGGCTCCACCGTCGCGGTCGTCGGCGACGGCGCGGTCGGCCTGTGCGGCGTCCTCGCCGCCAAGCGGCTGGGCGCCGATCGGATCATCGCCCTGGGCCGGCACACCGTCCGCACCGACATCGCGAAGCTCTTCGGCGCCACCGACGTCGTCGCCGAGCGCGGCGAGGCCGCCGAGGCGGCCGTCCGCGAGCTGACCGGCGGCCAGGGAGCCCACGCGGTCATCGAGGCCGTCGGCACCGAGCAGTCCATGCGGACCGCCGTGAACATCACCCGCGACGGCGGCGCCATCGGCTACGTCGGCGTCCCGCACGGCAGCGGCACCGGCCTCGACCTCGGGGTGATGTTCGACCGCAACATCACCCTGCGCGGTGGCGTCGCCCCGGTCCGCGCGTACATCCCGGAGCTGCTGGAAGACGTGCTGAGCGGCGCGATCGACCCGGCGCCGGTGTTCGACCGCGCGGTGTCCCTGGACGAGGTCCCCGAGGGCTACCGGGCCATGGACGACCGCAGCGCGCTGAAGGTGCTCATCAAGCCCTGA
- a CDS encoding sterol desaturase family protein, with product MPNLPDVVLWSIPAFVLLTVIEVVSYRLHPDEDAAGYDTKDAVTSVTMGLGSIGFDLLWKLPVVAVFTAVYELTPLRVPFLWWTALLMLLVQDFLYYWQHRLHHVIRILWACHVVHHSSKRFNLTTALRQPWTSATTWWFYLPMVALGVHPAAIPFCYGLNLLYQFWVHTERIGKLPRPYEYVFNTPSHHRVHHASQGGYLDRNFGGILIVWDRMFGSWVGETDKPVYGLTKNIATHNPLRVATHEYAAIARDVRAADSWSERAGRVFRGPGWQPAKAAPAAAPAVDADANADADTAAATAAATAANAAADTDVNADAKTAVDAAAKTAADTGTQAGAKAAEHAA from the coding sequence ATGCCGAACCTGCCCGATGTCGTGCTGTGGTCCATACCTGCCTTCGTGCTGCTCACCGTCATCGAGGTGGTGAGCTACCGGCTCCATCCCGACGAGGACGCCGCCGGCTACGACACCAAGGACGCGGTCACGAGCGTCACCATGGGTCTCGGCAGCATCGGCTTCGACCTGCTCTGGAAGCTCCCGGTCGTCGCGGTCTTCACGGCGGTCTACGAACTGACCCCGCTGCGCGTGCCGTTCCTGTGGTGGACCGCCCTGCTGATGCTGCTCGTCCAGGACTTCCTCTACTACTGGCAGCACCGGCTCCACCACGTCATCCGCATCCTGTGGGCCTGCCACGTGGTGCACCACAGCAGCAAGCGGTTCAACCTCACCACCGCCCTGCGCCAGCCCTGGACCAGCGCCACCACCTGGTGGTTCTACCTGCCGATGGTCGCCCTCGGCGTGCACCCCGCCGCGATCCCGTTCTGCTACGGCCTCAACCTCCTGTACCAGTTCTGGGTCCACACCGAGCGCATCGGCAAGCTGCCGCGGCCCTACGAGTACGTCTTCAACACGCCCTCCCACCACCGCGTCCACCACGCCTCCCAGGGCGGCTACCTGGACCGCAACTTCGGCGGCATCCTGATCGTCTGGGACCGGATGTTCGGTTCCTGGGTGGGGGAGACCGACAAGCCCGTCTACGGGCTCACGAAGAACATCGCCACCCACAACCCGCTGCGCGTGGCCACCCACGAGTACGCCGCCATCGCCCGCGACGTCCGGGCCGCCGACAGCTGGAGCGAGCGCGCCGGACGCGTCTTCCGCGGCCCCGGCTGGCAGCCGGCGAAGGCGGCCCCGGCGGCGGCCCCAGCTGTCGACGCCGACGCGAACGCCGACGCGGACACCGCTGCGGCCACCGCTGCGGCCACCGCTGCGAACGCCGCCGCGGACACCGACGTGAACGCCGACGCGAAGACCGCTGTCGACGCCGCCGCGAAGACCGCCGCGGACACCGGCACGCAGGCCGGCGCGAAGGCCGCGGAGCACGCCGCGTGA
- a CDS encoding amidohydrolase family protein: MNDSSAYEDPYLIISSDCHAGLPTERYRPYLDSRFHPQFDEFLGQRDARREEATRLGVRNEAFAQKWFHDHEEGLKGGWDTGQRLKELDGDGVAAEVVFPDADAVDSQTAAPFGVGLGLSGDQDPELGMAGAQAHNRWLAEFVGENPERHCGVALLPITGEPSKVVAEVYRAKESGLGALMIPSMWVDRAPYHDRRYDPVWAAAAETAMPIVTHSGAAPRHEYGDHLGIYVSEVTWWPARPLWFLLWSGVFERHPGLKFGVAESGCWWLPNQLWFMDRLYLGAHGGKKLSPFAELKRPPSEYLDRQVFVCATNTKRRELAQRYEIGVDNILWGSDFPHPEGTWPDTRNWLRNTFHDIPVAETRRMLGLAAAEVFGFDTAKLAPIARRIGPTPAELGQPADQAGVEASWARSREVGRHWLTEHDFPVLGVSR; encoded by the coding sequence TTGAACGACAGCAGTGCGTACGAAGACCCGTACTTGATCATCTCCTCCGACTGCCACGCGGGACTGCCCACCGAGCGGTACCGCCCCTACCTCGACTCCCGCTTCCACCCCCAGTTCGACGAGTTCCTCGGCCAGCGCGACGCCCGCCGCGAGGAGGCCACCCGCCTCGGCGTCCGCAACGAGGCCTTCGCCCAGAAGTGGTTCCACGACCACGAGGAGGGCCTCAAGGGCGGCTGGGACACCGGGCAGCGGCTCAAGGAACTCGACGGCGACGGAGTGGCGGCCGAGGTCGTCTTCCCCGACGCGGACGCCGTCGACAGCCAGACCGCCGCCCCCTTCGGGGTGGGCCTCGGCCTCTCCGGCGACCAGGACCCCGAGCTCGGCATGGCGGGCGCGCAGGCGCACAACCGCTGGCTGGCCGAGTTCGTCGGCGAGAACCCCGAACGCCACTGCGGGGTCGCCCTGCTGCCGATCACGGGCGAGCCCTCGAAGGTGGTCGCCGAGGTCTACCGGGCCAAGGAGTCCGGGCTCGGCGCGCTGATGATCCCCTCGATGTGGGTGGACCGGGCGCCCTACCACGACCGCCGCTACGACCCCGTGTGGGCGGCGGCCGCCGAGACGGCGATGCCGATCGTCACGCACTCGGGCGCCGCCCCGCGCCACGAGTACGGGGACCACCTCGGCATCTACGTCTCCGAGGTCACGTGGTGGCCGGCCCGCCCGCTGTGGTTCCTGCTCTGGTCCGGGGTCTTCGAGCGCCACCCCGGCCTGAAGTTCGGCGTCGCCGAGTCGGGCTGCTGGTGGCTGCCGAACCAGCTGTGGTTCATGGACCGGCTCTACCTGGGCGCGCACGGCGGCAAGAAGCTGTCCCCGTTCGCGGAGCTGAAGCGCCCGCCGAGTGAGTACCTGGACCGCCAGGTGTTCGTCTGCGCGACGAACACCAAACGGCGGGAGCTGGCACAGCGCTACGAGATCGGCGTCGACAACATCCTGTGGGGCTCGGACTTCCCGCACCCCGAGGGGACCTGGCCCGACACCCGCAACTGGCTGCGCAACACCTTCCACGACATCCCGGTCGCGGAGACCCGGCGGATGCTGGGCCTGGCGGCGGCGGAGGTCTTCGGCTTCGACACCGCGAAGCTGGCCCCGATCGCCCGCCGGATCGGCCCGACGCCCGCCGAGCTCGGACAGCCGGCCGACCAGGCCGGGGTGGAGGCGTCCTGGGCGCGCTCGCGCGAGGTGGGCCGGCACTGGCTGACCGAGCACGACTTCCCGGTCCTGGGGGTGTCGCGGTGA
- a CDS encoding MXAN_6230/SCO0854 family RING domain-containing protein: protein MRSLPRPLRRELLAVLDALDPALLVEDVLRHGDPWKRAAEILHPFERYERHPRAALAFAVLRESDTSGPGLGAALRATAAAYPQAVRVDGVRLRAATWTGRAEEALRGQDPDRALAVLAERPGELVRRLDHLLRLYAADALPPQVAEVLAERLAKAGPGPVLSALGRLRIRHLAGTRRVFFPRGQVAHSYTRDEDRAPLAEAVTRSVCELFEREVLRRLAAAEPYEVAVLDSRLAHLHVPSAERAAAKALVTVPKGSFQALPEGEVPRMFLHWMQPPKKRVDLDLSVVLFDADWNYAGLCDFTNLVYRDRAVVHSGDLTCAPAPHGASEYVDIDLDRLADTGVRFAMPVVFSYNNIPFELLPDAFAGFMALPRRSGRTSRYDPRTVRQRYDLVGNSRIHVPLLVDLERRGFLWTDVHLPDDEGYHSVWAHQEDLARIGRDLFQYFSTGRTTLWELAAWHAAARCPEVAVLRRTPRPSDPDELWTFRRGPDEDTAAFAARLVGLRDPDGLRPSADVDALAGAAASGRSAFLALVEGDVAPAGSSGSVYRLLPGPVDGCGLEQLAAGDLVAALG, encoded by the coding sequence GTGCGCTCCCTGCCGCGGCCGCTGCGGCGCGAGCTGCTCGCCGTACTGGACGCGCTGGATCCGGCGCTGCTCGTGGAGGACGTGCTGCGCCACGGCGACCCGTGGAAGCGCGCCGCCGAGATCCTGCACCCCTTCGAGCGCTACGAGCGCCATCCGCGAGCCGCTCTCGCCTTCGCCGTGCTGCGCGAGAGCGACACCTCCGGTCCCGGGCTCGGCGCCGCGCTGCGGGCGACCGCCGCCGCGTACCCGCAGGCGGTGCGGGTCGACGGCGTGCGGCTGCGGGCGGCCACCTGGACCGGGCGCGCCGAGGAGGCGCTGCGCGGCCAGGACCCCGACCGGGCCCTGGCCGTCCTCGCCGAGCGGCCCGGCGAACTCGTACGGCGCCTCGACCACCTGCTGCGGCTGTACGCGGCCGACGCGTTGCCCCCGCAGGTGGCGGAGGTACTGGCCGAGCGGCTCGCGAAGGCCGGCCCCGGCCCGGTGCTGTCCGCGCTCGGGCGGCTGCGGATCCGCCATCTGGCCGGCACCCGGCGGGTGTTCTTCCCGCGCGGCCAGGTCGCGCACTCGTACACCCGGGACGAGGACCGGGCCCCGCTCGCCGAGGCGGTGACCCGCTCGGTGTGCGAGCTGTTCGAGCGCGAGGTGCTGCGCCGGCTGGCCGCGGCCGAGCCGTACGAGGTGGCCGTCCTCGACTCCCGCCTCGCCCACCTCCATGTGCCCTCCGCCGAACGGGCCGCGGCCAAGGCGCTGGTCACCGTACCCAAGGGCAGCTTCCAGGCACTGCCCGAGGGCGAGGTGCCGCGGATGTTCCTGCACTGGATGCAGCCGCCGAAGAAGCGGGTGGACCTCGACCTGTCGGTGGTGCTGTTCGACGCCGACTGGAACTACGCGGGTCTGTGCGACTTCACGAACCTGGTGTACCGCGACCGGGCCGTCGTCCACTCCGGGGACCTCACCTGCGCCCCCGCGCCCCACGGGGCGAGCGAGTACGTGGACATCGACCTGGACCGGCTCGCGGACACCGGCGTGCGCTTCGCCATGCCCGTGGTCTTCAGCTACAACAACATCCCGTTCGAGCTGCTGCCCGACGCCTTCGCCGGGTTCATGGCCCTGCCCCGCCGCTCCGGGCGCACCTCCCGCTACGACCCGCGGACCGTACGGCAGCGCTACGACCTGGTCGGGAACTCGCGGATCCACGTACCGCTCCTCGTCGACCTGGAGCGGCGCGGGTTCCTGTGGACCGACGTGCACCTGCCGGACGACGAGGGCTACCACAGCGTGTGGGCGCACCAGGAGGACCTGGCCCGCATCGGGCGCGACCTGTTCCAGTACTTCTCGACGGGCCGCACCACCCTGTGGGAGCTGGCGGCCTGGCACGCCGCCGCGCGCTGCCCCGAGGTGGCGGTGCTGCGCCGCACCCCGCGACCGAGCGACCCGGACGAGCTCTGGACGTTCCGGCGGGGGCCGGACGAGGACACCGCGGCCTTCGCCGCCCGGCTCGTCGGGCTGCGCGATCCGGACGGTCTGCGGCCCTCGGCGGACGTCGACGCCCTCGCGGGCGCCGCGGCCTCGGGGCGGTCGGCGTTCCTCGCGCTGGTGGAGGGCGACGTCGCGCCGGCCGGGTCGAGCGGGTCCGTATACCGGTTGCTGCCGGGGCCCGTTGACGGCTGCGGGCTCGAACAGCTCGCGGCGGGCGACCTCGTCGCGGCACTGGGGTGA
- a CDS encoding DEDDh family exonuclease has protein sequence MTMLDDRTTAETIWPTAYPQGYAVVDVETTGLARDDRIVSAAVYRLDAQGNVEDHWYTLVNPQRDPGPVWIHGLTSTMLADAPLFKDIAEEFAGRLADRVLVAHNAIFDWQMIAREYARAEETAPVRQRLCTIALSKELNLPLPNHKLESLAAHFGVVQQRAHHALDDARVLAEAFRPSLHAAARDGVRLPLLECRPLTEWSDSPVTPRVGYQSSYQGGSWRPSRKRPACPHPNPGRYEDGKPLKQGMRIAFSGDTSVERELLEDRAIEAGLHVATSVSRLTSLLVTNDPDSATSKTVKAKSFGTPVVDEAAFTQLLRDVAAADE, from the coding sequence GTGACCATGCTCGACGACCGTACGACCGCAGAGACGATCTGGCCGACCGCGTATCCCCAGGGGTACGCGGTCGTCGACGTGGAGACCACCGGGCTCGCGCGCGACGACCGGATAGTCTCCGCCGCCGTCTACCGGCTCGACGCCCAGGGCAACGTGGAGGACCACTGGTACACGCTGGTCAATCCGCAGCGGGATCCGGGCCCGGTGTGGATCCACGGGCTGACGAGCACGATGCTCGCCGACGCACCGCTCTTCAAGGACATCGCCGAGGAGTTCGCGGGGCGGCTCGCGGACCGGGTGCTGGTCGCGCACAACGCCATCTTCGACTGGCAGATGATCGCCCGGGAGTACGCCCGCGCCGAGGAGACCGCGCCGGTCCGTCAGCGGCTGTGCACCATCGCCCTGTCGAAGGAACTGAACCTTCCGCTGCCCAACCACAAGCTGGAGTCGCTCGCCGCGCACTTCGGCGTGGTCCAGCAGCGCGCCCACCACGCGCTCGACGATGCCCGCGTGCTGGCGGAGGCGTTCCGTCCGTCACTGCACGCCGCCGCGCGGGACGGCGTACGGCTGCCCCTGCTGGAGTGCCGTCCGCTGACGGAGTGGTCGGATTCCCCGGTCACCCCGCGGGTGGGGTACCAGAGCTCGTACCAGGGCGGCAGCTGGCGGCCCTCGCGCAAGCGGCCGGCCTGCCCGCACCCGAACCCGGGGCGCTACGAGGACGGCAAGCCGCTGAAGCAGGGCATGCGGATCGCCTTCTCGGGTGACACCTCGGTGGAGCGGGAACTGCTGGAGGACCGCGCGATCGAGGCCGGGCTGCACGTCGCGACGAGCGTGTCGCGGCTCACCAGCCTGCTGGTGACGAACGACCCCGACTCGGCGACGTCGAAGACGGTGAAGGCGAAGTCCTTCGGAACGCCGGTCGTCGACGAGGCGGCCTTCACCCAGCTGCTGCGGGACGTGGCTGCGGCAGACGAGTGA
- a CDS encoding TetR/AcrR family transcriptional regulator — MARTTLTRDEVLAAAASLVKQHGPAALTMRGLAAELGTAVTSIYWHVGNRESLLDALVERTVQDMGAIRPAGRTPAERIVSVARILRRELRERPHLIAMVHERGLTERMFLPAQQALVHEVHAAGLRGARAADAVRAVQFQIVGFLLVERNRERSPAQSPAEGDLWDPPPGSAGGTPAAAPDDPELARALARPADPERLFLLSVRALVQTLLTRGAASPPVSR, encoded by the coding sequence ATGGCCAGAACCACGCTCACCCGTGACGAGGTACTGGCGGCGGCCGCCTCCCTGGTCAAGCAGCACGGCCCGGCCGCCCTCACGATGCGGGGGCTCGCCGCCGAGCTGGGTACCGCCGTCACCTCCATCTACTGGCACGTCGGCAACCGCGAGTCGCTGCTGGACGCCCTGGTCGAGCGGACCGTTCAGGACATGGGCGCGATCCGGCCGGCCGGCCGCACCCCCGCCGAGCGGATCGTGTCCGTGGCCCGGATCCTGCGCCGGGAACTGCGCGAGCGGCCGCACCTGATCGCGATGGTCCACGAACGCGGGCTCACCGAGCGGATGTTCCTGCCCGCCCAGCAGGCCTTGGTCCACGAGGTGCACGCCGCCGGGCTGCGCGGGGCCCGGGCGGCCGACGCGGTGCGCGCGGTCCAGTTCCAGATCGTCGGGTTCCTGCTCGTGGAGCGCAACCGTGAGCGCTCCCCGGCCCAGTCCCCCGCCGAGGGCGACCTCTGGGACCCTCCCCCCGGCTCCGCCGGGGGCACCCCCGCCGCAGCCCCCGACGACCCGGAACTGGCCCGCGCCCTGGCCCGCCCGGCGGATCCGGAACGGCTGTTCCTGCTGTCCGTACGGGCCCTCGTACAGACCCTGCTGACCCGTGGCGCGGCTTCCCCGCCGGTCTCCCGGTAA
- a CDS encoding SDR family NAD(P)-dependent oxidoreductase, with amino-acid sequence MRLEPGQVAVVTGAASGIGLAMARRFAAEGLKVVLADVEEGALRKAADELTADGAQVLARRVDVSDRDSVIALADAAYEAFGAVHVLCNNAGVGSGAEGRMWEHEPNDWKWAFSVNVWGVFHGIQAFVPRMIAGGGPGHVVNTSSGDGGIAPLPTASVYAVTKAAVVTMTESLYAHLKAEGAAVGASVLFPGPHMLRTGLWESHRNRPERYAKERPRKTPYRSLDQYEAAMREAGHAVDFTPVEEVAEHVVDGIRADRFWMLPASEHSDRQIRARSRSMLDRANPAYLESFILD; translated from the coding sequence ATGCGGCTCGAACCCGGACAGGTGGCCGTCGTCACCGGAGCCGCGAGCGGCATCGGCCTCGCCATGGCCCGCCGCTTCGCCGCCGAGGGGCTGAAGGTGGTCCTCGCCGACGTCGAGGAGGGCGCCCTGCGCAAGGCGGCCGACGAGCTGACCGCCGACGGCGCCCAGGTGCTCGCCCGGCGCGTCGACGTCAGCGACCGCGACTCGGTCATCGCCCTCGCGGACGCCGCGTACGAGGCCTTCGGCGCCGTCCACGTGCTCTGCAACAACGCGGGCGTCGGCTCCGGCGCCGAGGGGCGGATGTGGGAGCACGAGCCCAACGACTGGAAATGGGCCTTCTCCGTCAACGTCTGGGGCGTCTTCCACGGCATCCAGGCCTTCGTCCCGCGCATGATCGCGGGCGGCGGCCCCGGCCATGTCGTCAACACCTCCTCCGGCGACGGCGGCATCGCCCCGCTGCCCACCGCCTCGGTCTACGCCGTCACCAAGGCGGCCGTGGTCACCATGACCGAGTCCCTGTACGCGCACCTCAAGGCGGAGGGCGCGGCCGTCGGCGCCTCCGTCCTGTTCCCCGGCCCGCACATGCTGCGCACCGGGCTGTGGGAGTCGCACCGCAACCGGCCCGAGCGGTACGCGAAGGAGCGGCCGCGCAAGACCCCGTACCGCAGCCTCGACCAGTACGAGGCCGCGATGCGCGAGGCCGGCCACGCGGTGGACTTCACCCCGGTCGAGGAGGTCGCCGAGCACGTGGTCGACGGCATCCGCGCCGACCGCTTCTGGATGCTGCCGGCGAGCGAGCACAGCGACCGGCAGATCCGCGCCCGGTCGCGGTCGATGCTCGACCGCGCCAACCCCGCCTACCTGGAGAGCTTCATCCTCGACTGA
- a CDS encoding acetoacetate decarboxylase family protein, which yields MARVRYGARTEAEIAASREKSAKLPDIWSTGVVAVWESDPDVIAAVLPPPLKPAERPLVRANISKVDLPGYPLGAGSVAVAARHGGVEGWYPLVMPMTHERALIGGREVFGEPKKLGEVTVEREGLVVRAALARHGIAFVEVRGAVDRALPLPEPAAKTDFYFKFLPAVDSSGFDADPVLVHVTRNEKVRKLEHITGDVVLRESMFDPVADLPVRRIVEITIGEKTTDQKGKVAERVSAQALLPYIHQRYDDPLQILDGPPEGSV from the coding sequence ATGGCACGCGTACGGTACGGAGCGCGGACCGAGGCCGAGATCGCGGCGTCGCGCGAGAAGAGCGCCAAGCTCCCCGACATCTGGTCCACCGGAGTGGTGGCCGTCTGGGAGAGCGATCCGGACGTGATCGCGGCGGTCCTGCCGCCGCCGCTCAAGCCCGCCGAACGGCCCCTCGTGCGGGCCAACATCAGCAAGGTCGACCTGCCCGGCTACCCGCTCGGCGCCGGCTCGGTGGCGGTCGCCGCCCGGCACGGCGGGGTCGAGGGCTGGTACCCGCTGGTGATGCCGATGACCCACGAGCGCGCCCTGATCGGCGGCCGCGAGGTCTTCGGCGAGCCGAAGAAGCTGGGCGAGGTCACCGTGGAGCGCGAGGGGCTCGTCGTGCGGGCCGCGCTCGCCCGGCACGGGATCGCCTTCGTGGAGGTGCGGGGCGCGGTGGACCGCGCGCTGCCACTGCCCGAGCCCGCCGCCAAGACCGACTTCTACTTCAAGTTCCTTCCGGCGGTGGACAGTTCGGGTTTCGACGCCGATCCGGTGCTCGTGCACGTCACCCGCAACGAGAAGGTCCGCAAGCTGGAGCACATCACCGGTGACGTCGTGCTGCGCGAGTCGATGTTCGACCCCGTCGCCGACCTCCCCGTACGCCGGATCGTGGAGATCACCATCGGCGAGAAGACCACCGACCAGAAGGGGAAGGTCGCCGAACGGGTCAGCGCCCAGGCCCTGCTCCCGTACATCCACCAGCGCTACGACGACCCGCTCCAGATCCTGGACGGCCCGCCCGAGGGGAGCGTCTGA
- a CDS encoding amidohydrolase family protein, whose product MTGDDRYTVISADCHAGADLLDYKPYLEKRYHDAFDAWAATYVNPYEDLLADTADRNWNSRRRLAELEADGIVAEVLFPNTIPPFFPKASLMAQPPTAAEYEMRWAGLQAHNRWLADFCAQAPGRRAGVVQILLNDVEAAVKEIRRTREAGLTGGILLPGVPPGSSVPELYSAAYDPIWAVCDELDVPVNHHGGSASPPLGDEPAARAVFMVETTWFSHRALWHLVFGGAFRRHPGLKLVLTEQGSGWIPGVLDMLDYYHGRLVAGSATAEAKFGAGLAESMGKGPSEVWRDNCFVGASFMRPHEVPLRERIGLDKIMWGSDYPHDEGTTPFSREGLRVAYAGLPRAEVAAMAGGNAARVYGFDLSLLDAVAAKHGPLVSEIAAPLTEVPPQATSPAFARGGSVRVW is encoded by the coding sequence GTGACGGGCGACGACCGCTACACGGTCATCTCGGCGGACTGCCACGCGGGCGCGGACCTGCTGGACTACAAGCCGTACCTGGAGAAGCGGTACCACGACGCGTTCGACGCCTGGGCCGCCACGTACGTCAACCCGTACGAGGACCTCCTCGCGGACACGGCGGACCGAAACTGGAACTCCCGGCGCCGGCTGGCGGAGCTGGAGGCGGACGGCATCGTCGCCGAGGTGCTCTTCCCCAACACCATCCCGCCGTTCTTCCCCAAGGCCTCCCTGATGGCGCAGCCGCCGACGGCCGCGGAGTACGAGATGCGATGGGCCGGGCTCCAGGCGCACAACCGCTGGCTGGCGGACTTCTGCGCGCAGGCGCCGGGCCGCCGGGCGGGCGTGGTCCAGATCCTGCTCAACGACGTGGAAGCGGCGGTGAAGGAGATCCGCCGCACGCGGGAGGCCGGCCTGACGGGCGGCATCCTGCTGCCGGGCGTCCCGCCCGGGTCGAGCGTCCCCGAGCTGTACTCGGCCGCGTACGACCCGATCTGGGCGGTGTGCGACGAGCTGGACGTGCCGGTCAACCACCACGGCGGCTCGGCGTCCCCGCCGCTCGGCGACGAACCGGCCGCGCGGGCCGTCTTCATGGTCGAGACGACCTGGTTCTCGCACCGGGCCCTGTGGCACCTCGTCTTCGGCGGCGCCTTCCGCCGCCACCCCGGCCTGAAGCTGGTGCTGACCGAGCAGGGCTCCGGCTGGATCCCGGGCGTGCTCGACATGCTGGACTACTACCACGGCCGGCTGGTCGCGGGGTCGGCCACGGCGGAGGCCAAGTTCGGGGCGGGCCTGGCGGAGTCCATGGGCAAGGGGCCGAGCGAGGTCTGGCGGGACAACTGCTTCGTGGGAGCCAGCTTCATGCGCCCGCACGAGGTCCCGCTGCGGGAGCGGATCGGCCTCGACAAGATCATGTGGGGCAGCGACTACCCCCACGACGAGGGCACCACCCCGTTCTCCCGCGAGGGCCTGCGCGTCGCGTACGCCGGCCTGCCGCGGGCCGAGGTCGCGGCGATGGCCGGCGGCAACGCGGCCCGCGTCTACGGATTCGACCTGTCGCTGCTGGACGCGGTCGCCGCGAAGCACGGCCCGCTCGTCTCGGAGATCGCCGCCCCGCTGACGGAGGTCCCGCCGCAGGCCACCAGCCCGGCCTTCGCGCGCGGCGGCTCGGTCCGCGTCTGGTGA